One Stratiformator vulcanicus genomic window, ACGCAGGCCCCGGTCAACGTGGCGAGATCGATGAGGTGGTCGCAACCTTTTTCGACGGCGTAATCGAGGACGTCGGCGAGGACGAGCCGGCCTTCTGCATCCGTATTAAGAACTTCGATCGTGATGCCGCTGCGGGATTTTAAGACGTCACCCAGTTTATAGCTGTTGCCGCTGACCATGTTTTCGACGAGGCCGACGTAGCCGATGAGATTAACGGGCAGTTTCAGTCGCGCCGCCGCGGCTATCACTCCGATGACCGTCGCACCGCCAGCCATATCACACTTCATGTCCTTCATGCCTTCGGACGGCTTCATGCTCAGCCCGCCGCTATCGAACGTGACCCCTTTGCCGACGAGGGCCAACGTGGGGGCGTCCGGTTTCGTCGCACCGTTGTGTTTCATCACGACCACTCGCGGCGGTTTGTCGCTGCCTTGTGCGACCGCGAGCAGCGAACCCATCTGCTCCCGTTGCAGACTCTCCAACTCGAGCACTTCGACTTCAAAGCTGACGTGCTCCGCCAGTTCGCGGACGCGTTCGGCCACTGATTCGGGATAGATGTCGGCCGCCGGTCGGTTGACGAGTTCGCGGGTCAAATTGATCGACTCCCCGATCACATGTCCCCGCTGCAGGCCATCCGCGGCGGCTGTGGCTACTGCTTCGGTTTCGACGAGGACCGTGATCGACTCGAACGGAAACCGCTTCGGTTCGTTCTGGTACAGTCCCTGACCGACGCTGCCGACGATCGCTTCGGCCGTCACGGTGCAGATGGCGGTGTCCAATTCCAATTTGTCGACGGCGGCCTGTGGGCAATCGAAGGCGACCCGTTCGGTCTTTTTCTCCGAGATCAGGCGGGCCGCGGTGCGAATCGCTTTGCCAAGTTTGCCGCGGGTCAGCTCTTTCGGATCGCCGATGCCGACGAACAGCAGTCGTTTCGCTGCGATTTCCGGCACGTCTCGCAACGCGAGCGTCTCACCCAGCTTGCCGGTCAGGTCACCGGATTCGCGTAATCGGGCAATCCGCTCGCGAAGCGACATGTCGAACGCCGACTTCCCCGGCCCGGCCTCTCCCTCGCTGGGCACGCCCACGACGAGCCAGTCGGCGGCGATTTTGTTCCAATCCGTCGATGCGACTTCACACTTCATCCGATTTTCCCTCCAAGATGGGCCGTCCGTGTACGAATCGCGCACCGGTGCGGGTTGAACTTCGACCTGAAACGCCATTCAATCCGGGGGCGGATTGAACGGCAAGCAAGGGGCGGCTGTGGCGGCACACGAGACGGCGTTCGAAACAGGGCCCCGTGAGCGATTACCGGACGAAATCGGTTTAATGAGCCAGGAAAACGAACAGGCGAAGCAACGCAGCGACGAGCGCCGGCTCGGGCGGATGAAAACGATTGCGCGCCTGATGGACGACGCCGTCGGAATCCCCGGAACGAATCACAGAATCGGATGGGACGGCCTGATCGGTTTGATTCCGTTCGGAGGGGATGTCGTCACGTGTGTCATCGCATTGTGGCTCGTCTACGACGCCTTCAAGCTGGGGGCGTCCAGCGGCACGCTCAGCAGGATGATCGCCAACGTGACGTTGGACCTGATCGTCGGACTCGTTCCCGCACTCGGCGACGTACTCGACTTCGTCTTCAAGGCGAATCGTCGCAATATGGAACTGCTCGAAGCCGACCTAGAGCGGCAGGCTGCGGAATCTGGCGGCAACGGGGTGATCAATGGCGACGCCGAAGTGCTCAAGACCGAACGGATCGACCGCGATGGATGATCCTCCTGCGGTCGAGATTCGGATAGCGACGCCCGACGACCTCGACATTCTGCTTGCAGGCGTCCGAGCGCTCGCCGAGTACGAATTGCTCAGCCATCAAGTCACCGCGACGGAAGAAGACTACCGCCGCGAATTCTTCGGAGCGCATGCGGTCGCGGAAGGCTGGATCGCGTGGGTCGCGGAGGAGCCGGCGGGAATTGCCATCACGTATCGCAATTTCTCGACGTTCGCCGGCCGGGCTGGGGTTCATTTGGAAGACCTTTACGTCTGGCCAGAGTTTCGGGATCGCGGCGTGGGTTTCTCACTCGTCCGCCGAGTGGCCGCACGGGCGGAAGAGCTCGGGGCCTCTAAGCTCGTATGGCAGGTACTCGACTGGAACGCGCCGGCGATCGCGTTCTACGAGCAACTCGGGGCGAACTTTCCCTCGCAATGGCGGGAATGTGCCCTGACCGCACAGCAAATCACGCGGCTGAGCGATTCGCCCGACGCTTCGTAATCAAGTCGGCGGATCGACTTCAATGGGACGGAGGATGCTCATCAGTGAGTCAGGAACGGTTTCGACAGCACCACTTCTTTAATGAGTGTTTCAAATCGATAGTCGTCTGAGCGGGCGGCATCGACAATCTTTGGGATTGCGTCTTTATCATCAAATGTGAGAGTCCGGCCCAAGGCGTAAAGCATTAGCTTCTCGCTAAGCCCGCGCGCGAACTCTTCGCGGCGGGTCACCAGTTCTTTACGGACGCCCTCGGGGCCATTAATTTTTCGTCCGTCGGGCAAAACAGTCGTTAATTCAGACGCCGGGATATCCCGCGAGCCGCCGATGCCGTCGAAGCGTTCCATGGGCAGGCCCCAGTAGTCGATCTTCTCATGACAGGACGCGCAACTCGGATTTGCACGGTGGGCTTCGATCTGGGCCCGGACGCTCGTCGGATTCTTAATCGCCTGCTCTTCGTCGATAGGCGGGACATTCGCAGGGGGATTCGGTGGCGGCC contains:
- a CDS encoding leucyl aminopeptidase, with protein sequence MKCEVASTDWNKIAADWLVVGVPSEGEAGPGKSAFDMSLRERIARLRESGDLTGKLGETLALRDVPEIAAKRLLFVGIGDPKELTRGKLGKAIRTAARLISEKKTERVAFDCPQAAVDKLELDTAICTVTAEAIVGSVGQGLYQNEPKRFPFESITVLVETEAVATAAADGLQRGHVIGESINLTRELVNRPAADIYPESVAERVRELAEHVSFEVEVLELESLQREQMGSLLAVAQGSDKPPRVVVMKHNGATKPDAPTLALVGKGVTFDSGGLSMKPSEGMKDMKCDMAGGATVIGVIAAAARLKLPVNLIGYVGLVENMVSGNSYKLGDVLKSRSGITIEVLNTDAEGRLVLADVLDYAVEKGCDHLIDLATLTGACVVALGDEVVGAFTNNEVWCNEVRAAAHLTGEHVWELPMHEHFAELLKSDVADCKNVGPRWGGAITAAKFLEQFVDETPWVHLDIAGPAYAQSSRGDQEGGGTGAMVRSLIELAAEYGANRG
- a CDS encoding DUF4112 domain-containing protein; the encoded protein is MSQENEQAKQRSDERRLGRMKTIARLMDDAVGIPGTNHRIGWDGLIGLIPFGGDVVTCVIALWLVYDAFKLGASSGTLSRMIANVTLDLIVGLVPALGDVLDFVFKANRRNMELLEADLERQAAESGGNGVINGDAEVLKTERIDRDG
- a CDS encoding GNAT family N-acetyltransferase, with the protein product MDDPPAVEIRIATPDDLDILLAGVRALAEYELLSHQVTATEEDYRREFFGAHAVAEGWIAWVAEEPAGIAITYRNFSTFAGRAGVHLEDLYVWPEFRDRGVGFSLVRRVAARAEELGASKLVWQVLDWNAPAIAFYEQLGANFPSQWRECALTAQQITRLSDSPDAS